The genomic DNA CGCCTGCCAGATCCGGGTAAACCTGGGGAAGGGGAGCAAGGACCGGGTGGTGCCGTTCCCAGCACCCTTCAAGGAGACGCTGGCGCTTCATATCGGCCAGAGACGACAACAGGGAGGAATCTACCTGTTCGAGTCCTCGTGGAAGCGCCGGTACAGCGACCGGGGCGTGCGGCGAATGTTTGAGCGCTACACGGCTCTGGCGAACATTGATCGCAGCCTGTCGCCGCACAAGCTGCGGCACTTCCTGCTGACCTGGCTCAAGAAACAGGGCCTCGACGACGCGCTGATTCAGCCGTACAGCGGCCATGCTTCCCGGCAGTCGTTAGAAATCTACTCGCGGCTGGCGCTGGGCGAGGCCCAGCGCGAGTACGACCGGGTGATCGGGCGCTTCCCGGTGTAGCTCGGGAAAGCCTTCACTTTGCGCTTGGTAGCAGCTTCCTTAAACCACCCCCTAGTTTGGGTCGCAGATGGCGATGACTTTCTGAATGTCGCCCTGGGCCGCGACCTGCTCCATGAACCGGTTGACATCGTCCCCGTCGCGCAGGTCGTACTTGTCGAAGGTGACATCGATGCCGTTGTCAATCAGGTGATCCACCAGGGTTCTGACGCGCTGTTGGTGTTCGGGCGTGCCCCAGGCGTAACTGACCATGGCTTTCACAGCTTCAACAGGCGGTGTGGTCATACCAGGCATTCTAGAGGCGCTGTGTTACGCGTTTTCCGGCAATTGAACCCAAGGACGGCTGGGCTTACATGGCGTCTTCCATCAGCGGAGAGTAGACTGGAGGTGGCCCCTGGACGCCTAAGCCCCCCGCACTTGCACGGTGAAGTCCAGGTTCACTCGTCATGCCGATGCTTGCCTTCAGGGGTGCGGCGGTGGCGGGAATGCGGGGACCCGCCGCGACCGCGCTCCGGAAGGACTGCGTGATGATCCACCCGGCCAAGACCGTGGCCCACACCCTGCGCGCCTACCTCGCGGCCCAGGGCCTCAACCCCCTCGGCCAGCAGCGCGCCCTCAGCGTCATCGCCGCCCTACACGGCACCGACTGGAACACCCTCAGCGCCCAGCCCCACCGGCCCCGTCTGACGCCCCCAGCCGACGCCGAAGCGCTGCGGCGCGCCCTGCAGCGGTACGGTGTGGACGTGACGCTCCGCTGGGCCCAGGCGGCGCTCCCCGTGTTGGAGGCGCCGGTGGCCGAGACGGAGGCCACGACCCCAGTGAAGCGGCCCAACGCTGCTGGGTCAGCCGCACCCTTCGCGCCGGCTGGCCCCCCGCTGGACCGGGACACGGTGTACCGGGCGGTGCCCAGAGACCACGCCCACCCGGTCTCCATCGACCGACGGGCCCGGCTGACCAGGCCCTGGCCCCTGCTGCCCCTGCCGGAACAGGTCAGCCCCGCGCTCCGGCAGCAACTCTGGCGGGCTCAGCTCCTGGAATGGACGCCCGAGACGGGGCTGCTGATCGACGGCGCCGCGCCCGTCATGCCACTCCCCACTTTGGGCCCCGATGCCGATGAGCACACCATCAACGCGTGGCTGAACACCCTGAACACAGCCGCACCCGACCGCACGGCCGAATACGAGAGAAACCGGCCGGATTGGCGAGTCACCCGACTCGCGGTCCACCGTCTGGTTGATGTGCCTGCATGTTTCACCTATCAGGCCCAGTCCGCCTATGCCCGCAGCCTCATGGCCGACGCCCGGCGCAACCTCACCTTCAGCTACAGGGCCGCCACCGATTACGCAGCCCAGGCCAAACGGTACGACGCCTTTATCGCTGAATGCGCCCTGGAAGGTGCTGGGCCTGCCGCACTCAGCCGCCGCGAGGTGCGCTGTCTGTTCGAGCAGGAACGTCAGGTGCTCCGGACCTTCGCCGACCAGCGCCCGCGTATCCGCGACCACATCGCGTACTGGAAGGGGGCGGCCACCCAGCAGCTCGTCTTGACCTATGAGCCCTACCTCTCGCCCAAGGACCCGACCCTCCACACCGAAGCTGACGCCTTCCTTCAGGCTGGCTGGACCGTCACGGTGCGCCGCAGCGCCTATGCGCCGGGCGCCACCATGATCATGCTCGGCGCACCGCTGGCTTAGGGTGAACCGTCGGGCCCATCACCCTCACGTCACCTCGCCTGCTTCGAATCTCGTCTGGCCTGGCGTGAGCGGCGCTGAAGCGCCAGGCCCGCCAGCAGGCTGCTGAGTCCCAGGAGGCCGGTGCCCATCCAAAGACGCTTCAGGCCCATTTGGGTGGCCGGTGGCTCCAGCCAGCTGGCCAGGGCCAGGTTCATGAATGGGGTCAACATGAACAGGCCAAAGAGAAGGGACGCGAGCAGCAGCAGGATGAGCAAGGTCGCCCCGATGGCAATAAGTCCATTCCCCACCGTCTCCATCACACGTTCAGTGTAACGGCCGCTGCGGGAATGAGCCGGGCACCACCCACCCCTGCCGAGCAATCTGGAACGATTTGGCCCCTCAATGCCCTCTGGCATCACAGTTCGCCGCACCAGCGCCCTCTTCCTCTGGAGGCTGCTATGGCCACCCAATTTATCCTCATCCAGGTGCTGTGTTCCCTGGCCCTCCTGGCGTCCGGCCTGTATTGCGGCCTGACATTCCAGTGGCCCGTCATCAGCACCGAAACGTTTGCCCGCATCTTCCGGGGACTGGCGATCGTGGGCCTGGTCGCGGTACCCATTATGGTCTTCGTGTTCGTAATGAGAGCAAAACACACCTCCACACAGCCCTCCTCACCTTCGCCCCTGCTGCTCACGGCTGTCCAGTCTGGCTTGAGCTGGGGGCTGGGCTTCGGTCTGGGTCGGCTTGTTCTTCTGCTGACGGCGTGAACGCCTGGTGACCCAGGCCCGGAAAGGAGAGGCTCCGGCCATCGTCCTTGACGCACCGACCAGCGCCCCCGCACCCTACAGGCATGACGGCCACTGACACCCCGCTGAATGTCGCCGTGTCGGTGCACAATCAGCAGACCTTCGACACCTGCATCACCAGCACCCTGCGCTTGCTTGCCACCATCGAATTTGCCCCTGTCCTGGGTGAGGCGCCCCTGACCCGCGAACTGCTGGACAGCTACGCCTTTCAGATCGAGCGCCACGCCCAGGACCTGGCGGCCCTCGCCGGCTTTCCAGACACCGACGTCGTGGCCTACGGCCGCGAGTGGTACCGCCAGGTCACCCAGGCCCGGAAAGCGCCGCTGCAGGCGGCTTACCACGCCCTGCACTCTGCCGCCTACCTCGGCCTGGAGCAGGGCGCCACCACCGCCGGGATGCTCGCGGGCGTGGCCGCCGCTGTGCGCGACCTGGCTGGCCAGCAGGGCCGCGTGACGCACTGACTCCAACAGACGCCTGAGTCAGAGTGGCCTCGCTTACCCCGAACCCGGTCCGCCACACACCGCTGAGCGGGAACGGCGCACACCCCACGATCAGCCCTGCCCCAACGAGGAGACCCCCGATGTCCATACCCACAGCCCACGAACCCCTGACTGGCCCTGAAAGTCAGGCTGCCATCATCACGGTGAACTTCTACGCGCTTCTCCTGTTGTCGTTTACCATCCCCAGGGCCATGGAAACCGGCAGCTTTGACCTGTCGCCAGGCGCCAACGGGCTGCTGCGCATCCTCCTCACCGTCCTGCCCTGGGCGCTGACACTCACTGCTTTGCTCGCCATAGTGATCATCCCACGCGTCCTGACGTTCTCTCGGCTCCCCCAGTGGCGTGTCATCTGGTGGCCGACCCTTTTCCTGGCGATCCTGATCTTTAACGTTGCCCTTGTCCGGGGCCTCAAATCAGTGGCTTCTCTCAACCTGGGCGGGTAAGCCTCCGGCAATCTCGCCCGTCTTCATGTGGTACCAGTGCTGGACGAAGCAGGCTTGCACCCGGAGCTGGCAGGGCAGGGCGGGCCACCCTTCGCCTGATGGTGGGGGTACGCTCATGGGGTGACCGGCAATCCCGCCCCCGTTGCCCTTGAACTCGTTCGGCTTCAAAACAGGGCGGAAACCGTGCGCGGCTGGCTCACCGCTGAGGAGAACGCCCAGCACCTGGGCGTCGTCCTCGTGGCACCCGGCCGTTGGCGAGGCATCAATCCGGCCGTGCAGTTCACCGTCACGCAGGCGGCGCAGGCCACGGCGCCGGATCCACTGTGTCATTTCCTGGTGGCCACCGGCCATCCCGCTCGGCTGGCCCTGGATTGGCCCGCCGATGTCGCGGCGGAGGCGGCCTACGTGGTCACCTGCCGCTGGCTGAATCCTGACCGCCCTGTGGGCCTCTCGCCCACGTACCGGACGGCCGTGCAGCAGATCCACGCCCAGCGCCGGTCAACATGATGGGTGAATACCCCATCTGATGTCTGTCCTCCCCACTGGGCCGCAGCGCTCTCCACCTGCAACCCTGAGCTCCACAGGGCCCCTCCATCCCGGGGCTGCACGCCCAGCGCATTGCCCGCCGCCGTGGTCGATCCAGGCCTGACTCTCTGGGCCACACCGACTTGAGGAGCGGCCCAGGCCCCCATCGGCCTGATGTGAACCTCGCTTCCCCCAGTGCAGACATGACGGCACCCACCGATACCCCCAGTCCCCCCCTATGCACGCCGCACCACCGCTCCCTCACTGTGCGGCCATGACCCTGACCCCCGCCCCGCTCAATCTGCCGCTGCCGCCCCAGGCCCGAGCTGTCACCCTGTCGCATCTGATGACCTCAGCTGCCCTGATCCCCACCGCCTTGCACCTGCACGGCCTGGCGGCACACTGCCCACAGCTGTTCATTGTCGTGACCAGCGATCTGCCGGAAGCGACAGGCTTGACCGCGACCGGGGCCCTGGTTGTGCTGAAAGACATCTCCGACCGCTCGCCCCTGTCCGTGGTGCACTTTCCCCCCCGGCCCATCGCCTCCACCCGGCAGTTGACCCCCCTCATCCACAATGACCGGGTCTATGCCTTGCAGCGGGACGTGCATTTCAACGCCCTGCTTCACACCCTGGAGCAGCATGTGGGCGCCCTGACCACGCCGCGCCGGCCCCACGACACCACCCTGGCCCAGTACGACCTTCAGCGTGCGGCCAACTTGGTCACAGCCGTGCGGGTCATTCAGCCTATCGTCGAGTGGGACGCCATTTAAGGGCAGGCCCCCTCCCCTGGACCCCATGACCACTCTGTCCGCCGCCACCGATATCTACGCGCTGTGTGAACTGAGCGAGCGCCGGGAAGTGCAGGACCTGCTGGCCGACCTGCACCGCCGACGGGGCGTTCCCAATGGGACCCAGGTCCGGCCGCACTGGTCCGGCAGCGAGCGGCTGTTCCGTGCCCAGATGGAAAACGCCCTGCGGCGAGAAGGCCCACTGGCCCAGGTGCGCATCTGGAACGATGACCCTCAGGCCCCCGAATGTGCGCCGGGCGTGCCCATGATTCCCACCTGCCGGCGCGGCTTTCGCGGTCACGTCGTCGTCTACGCCTACCTGATCTCAGCCAGAGACGCCTTGGCCGCTGCGGACCGGGGGGCGTTCATCTTTCTGGAGCCGTGAGGGGGTGCCCCCACCGGGGGGGAGGGTGCCGGGCGCACCAGCGCCCCATGATGCTCCAGGCATGACGCGGCAGAGACACCCACCCCGCAGCCCCACCGACGGCTTTACGCTGATTGAGATGCTCCTGATCATGGCCATCATGGGGGTCCTCGCCGCCATCATGATTCCGTCCTTTCTGGAGACCCGGCGGCGCCCCTACGACACCGCGTCCCAGGCCTGCCACCACACCATTCTGGTGCAGCTGACGGAGTACCGGGTGGGCAGCCAACCCGTGCCCCCAGGTCCGGTCACCCAGTTCCGCGACGTCGCGCGGCAGTGCACCACCAATGGGGTGCAGATCAGCAGCGTGGCACCGACCCAGCCAACGGCGGCAGGAAACGCCGAAGTGACGGCAACAGCAGATGGCGACCTCGAATTCTGGGTGTGGCATCCACAGGGCCGCCACATCTATTACACCAACACCCAGACTGGCGATCAGCTGACCGCCACCCCCTTCTAAGGAGAATCATGCAAAGTGGCCCTCAGAACCACGCGCGCCAGCAAGGATTTACGCTGATAGAACTCTTGGTGGTCATCGCCATTATCGGCGTCCTGGCCGCCCTGCTGCTGCCCACGTTCGCCGAGTCGCAGAAGCGCCCCTACGACGTCGCGGCCCTGCAGTGCGGCCGGGCCGTGGTGACGGCCGCCACCGCGTACAAGCTCAGCACCGGCTCGTACACGGCCAGTCCGGCCGCACTCGGCGCCGACGTACAGGAAGCTTGCCAGGCGGCTGGCGTGCAACTCAACGCACACGCGGCCACCAACACGGCCGCCACCTCCGCATACCAGCTCAACAGCGGTGCCAACACCCTGGCGTTTTCCGTGTTCCACCCGCAAGGCAGCGGCTTCTACCGCTACTGGAACGAATCGCCCGACCCTGTGAACAACGGCAACAGGCTGAACCGCCTGTTCCGCTGGTGATCCCCTATGCAGACCCTTTCTCCTGCCCCAGCCGCTCACCCGCACGCGGCTCTGAACCGCACGCAAGGCTTCACCCTGATTGAGCTCTTGGTCGTGATCGCCATTATCGGCGTGCTGGCCGCCCTGCTGCTGCCCACGTTCACCGAGTCGCAGAAGCGCCCCTATGACGTCGCGGCCCTGCAGTGTGGCCGCGCTGTGGTCACGGCGTCCACGGCGTACCGGGCCAGCGCCGGCACGTACACCAGCGACTTGAGCGCGCTGGGGACAGACGTGCAGGAAGCCTGCCAGGCGGCTGGGGTGCGCCTGAACCACCACGGCGCGACCTACGCCCAGGGCATCGTGGCCTACCAGATTCAGAGCAATGCCACGACCCTCGCCTTTGAGGTCTGGCACCCGTCGGGCACCGGCTTTTACCGGTACTTGTCGAGCGCTCCCGACCCCGTTGGCTCCGGCAACAAACTCAATCGCTTGTTCACCTGGTGAGCCTCGCGCTCAACACATCTGGAGCACCCATGAAACAGAAGACGCAAGGCTTCACCCTGATCGAGCTCCTGGTCGTCATCGCCATCATCGGCGTGCTGGCGGCCCTTCTATTGCCGACGTTCGCTCAAGCCCAGAAAAAGCCGAATGACGCTGCGGCCGTGCAGTGTGGACGGGCCATCGTCACCTTTCAGAACAGTACGCGCCTGGAGCGCGGCAGTTTCACGCCAGCCCTGGCCAATATGGGCACGGATGTACAGGAGGCCTGCATCTCCACGGGCGTCCTGGTTACACCGGACACAGCCCGTGCCGATAACCCCGGCGCGAGCGTATCAAACAGCATCGGCGCCAG from Deinococcus multiflagellatus includes the following:
- a CDS encoding type IV pilin protein gives rise to the protein MQSGPQNHARQQGFTLIELLVVIAIIGVLAALLLPTFAESQKRPYDVAALQCGRAVVTAATAYKLSTGSYTASPAALGADVQEACQAAGVQLNAHAATNTAATSAYQLNSGANTLAFSVFHPQGSGFYRYWNESPDPVNNGNRLNRLFRW
- a CDS encoding toll/interleukin-1 receptor domain-containing protein, with the translated sequence MTTPPVEAVKAMVSYAWGTPEHQQRVRTLVDHLIDNGIDVTFDKYDLRDGDDVNRFMEQVAAQGDIQKVIAICDPN
- a CDS encoding type IV pilin protein; protein product: MTRQRHPPRSPTDGFTLIEMLLIMAIMGVLAAIMIPSFLETRRRPYDTASQACHHTILVQLTEYRVGSQPVPPGPVTQFRDVARQCTTNGVQISSVAPTQPTAAGNAEVTATADGDLEFWVWHPQGRHIYYTNTQTGDQLTATPF
- a CDS encoding tyrosine-type recombinase/integrase gives rise to the protein MTQTRRTGAKKKARELAKLLRAERPDYAYLKEVFRHLRTELEVEVPGPSRRLPWVPTEQQVRAFYEAVWRTRRTADLVLIKTFLYTGVRVSELVMMRLADVDLDACQIRVNLGKGSKDRVVPFPAPFKETLALHIGQRRQQGGIYLFESSWKRRYSDRGVRRMFERYTALANIDRSLSPHKLRHFLLTWLKKQGLDDALIQPYSGHASRQSLEIYSRLALGEAQREYDRVIGRFPV
- a CDS encoding type IV pilin protein → MKQKTQGFTLIELLVVIAIIGVLAALLLPTFAQAQKKPNDAAAVQCGRAIVTFQNSTRLERGSFTPALANMGTDVQEACISTGVLVTPDTARADNPGASVSNSIGASAENYGFQVFHPNGTGFYLFNRNDGQTAAGTRLNRLFPW
- a CDS encoding type IV pilin protein, translated to MQTLSPAPAAHPHAALNRTQGFTLIELLVVIAIIGVLAALLLPTFTESQKRPYDVAALQCGRAVVTASTAYRASAGTYTSDLSALGTDVQEACQAAGVRLNHHGATYAQGIVAYQIQSNATTLAFEVWHPSGTGFYRYLSSAPDPVGSGNKLNRLFTW